Below is a genomic region from Anoplopoma fimbria isolate UVic2021 breed Golden Eagle Sablefish chromosome 20, Afim_UVic_2022, whole genome shotgun sequence.
aacaaacaaacatttaatgagCAGTGTTGAAGGAAGCTTGCCTGTAATTGTTGTGCATATGATCATAAAGAACCTTAAACTTCAACTTGAAACCAATGACTTGTGTTTGTTGCTTCCGTAGGCCATCGACGATGACTGCAATCAGACCGGCCAGATGACAGCCGCCTTACTGGACTGGCCTCAGGTGAGTTCTAACTTTAATGCAGTTATTCTTAAGGACTTTGACAACCTATCTTTAAATGATGTTATGATCTGAAAATGGTCCCACTCCTACGTGACTACCGTGAATTAGATTGCCCAGTTTCTATTTTTTCACCTTGTTTTAAAGAGTGTCAAATGTGTGACGTTGACATAGCAGTGCTGATATCAGGCTGTGCCTCTGTGCAGGCTTATCAAAGTTGGCGTGGACTAGTTTGAGTCAGTTATAGCTACAGTGATCCCGCTCAGATCAGCAGAGCAGGTTCAATGTCGCTCAGAGAGCTGAGGTGAAGTTCCACTGGCTCACCAGTAGGCGGAGCACTTTGTTGACATATAATCTCAGTGTGAACAGTTTGAAGAGTGTGAGGCACAGATTATAATGTAAATCCAGACATGTTAACCAGATCATTACCACTGTTGAATATCTGTTCTGTCGTGATCACATCATCTTTGCTCACATACTATGACATCTGTAATCACCTCCCTGATATTTAATTGTCAGTACTTCgatcttaaaacacatttacccTGAATTGGTTACAATTGAAGTGTAGTTACACTGTCCAACCAATCAGATGTGGCACATTGACTGTCATATTGTTTGGCTGCTATTGCAAAGTtagaaatgtttcctttttttttctagatggaacgttttgtttctgtattcaATTTTATGAATTTGTACCGTATGTTAATACCTCAGGGTACCTTCGCATCAGAGGTGTCAATGGAGGGAGACAAGGTTAAAGTGGTGAGAGAAATTGATGGCGGCCTGGAAACTATTAGGATCAACACACCGGCAGTGCTTACAGCCGACCTCCGACTCAACACCCCCAGATATGCCACCCTGCCTAATATCATGGTAggtagaaatgaaatgaaatgccgtattctgaaaataaaactgtaatgaAGGCATTGAGCCCAGTTAAGTACATCTATTaaatatggttttttttttctatacagcAATCCCTTTTAATGTGTTGGATTGACGGATACTGTTTTTAAACAAGTGAAGCGGAATCTGTACTTTACCCTTCTCTTGTGTTTTCTGACTTTCAGAaagccaagaagaagaagatcgCTAACGTGAAGCCTGCAGACTTGGGGCTGGACATCACATCACGGTTGGAGGTGATTAGAGTGGATGAGCCCCCACAGAGACTGGCAGGAGTGAAGGTGGAGACGGTGGAGGACCTGGTGGGCAAACTGAAGGAGGCGGGGACGATATAGAGGCGTTAAGAGCATACGCATGGGAGCACAGAACTTGGCAGAAGGGTAGGTATTTATGTCttgattatgttatttttgcctattaaaaatgtttccctCTGTAATGAGATACaatcaacattttatttgtctgttaatTAATCTGTTCAATTGATCAATTAAGTTGTAAGGGAAAATAAATGGATGTTCTCATAGCCCGAAGTgaagattttaaaatgtcctttttttttgtccaaccaacagtaaCCAGTAAATGTTCAATGTATGCGGTTCAAATCATCACATCAAAGAAGCTGGAAAAATACCATTTTTGATGTTTAATACCTGGGcaccaaaacaaagaacagagaaaatcagattacaacacaaccagattaacatttacattcaaagtCAACTGTCCCAGTTTGTCGCAGTGTATGTGATcgacatcagctgacaggaagtaaacatggacccgAGCTAGAAGCGATCTCTGTCTTAACGTGGCAAATAGTTGTTCGTTTTTATATTAATGCTCCGAATGTCATATATAGCTCCTTTTTAAGTATTTGTAATATTCATATGTTTTTCGGTGAACCAAgtattactttattttagttttctagGAAAGTGGGCAGTAAATCATTGCTGAACAAATAGTAAGAAAGACACTGTGTACCAAAGAAATGCATCATTCTTGATTAATCTTTTTCCAGCTTGTGTAAGCAGGCAGCAAGGTAACCACTTGTGAGGAATTACATGTTTGGAATATTAATGTTACATCCTTTAGATTCACCATCGATCCATTGTTGAATTAATTGCTTTGACAAAGAGTGTTTTGTATCTTGTGGGGACGGAAACAAAGCTAATTAAAGAATGTAATTGCGACTCTTGTCTTGGATTACATATCCATATCTACATTCTCTTCCCTCCTTGCAGGACTCTCTAATGAATAACTGGACTGTGTTGCACAAGCGCACCCGGAGGACTGGCTTATGTTTCAGTCTAATCCCTCTGTTCTTCAGACTGTGACTCCTGAGGATATGCAGGGAGGTACTGAGAACCACTGTCCTGCAGCAAACGAGCCCAACGGAATCATCTGGTCTTCATTTTAACTTGAATTCATCTGTATCATAGGCCACTAATCTGACTTGAGACAAGCAGTCTTTATGCAATAATTAAAAACCCAGACCTCCATCGCTATCATTCAATGCTGCTGTTTGTATCGCACTGTACAAAACCACGACGATGCATTTCACCAACGGCTACACGAACGCTGTTTTAATCTTGTACATCTGTAGTCACACATGTTTAAGAGGGGCGAAAATGATATATGTAGATATGGACCCCGAACATGATGATATGATTATGTCCCTTAAGATAAGTGTAATGTCAGCTGTTAATTTGTATAGCTTGTGTGAGTCTATC
It encodes:
- the etfb gene encoding electron transfer flavoprotein subunit beta, producing MSGRVLVGVKRVIDYAVKIRVKPDNSGVVTDGVKHSMNPFCEIAVEEAVKMKEKKLIKEVVAVSCGPQQAQETIRTALAMGADRGIHVEVTGKDYETLGPLQVSKIMAALAKKEDAQLIILGKQAIDDDCNQTGQMTAALLDWPQGTFASEVSMEGDKVKVVREIDGGLETIRINTPAVLTADLRLNTPRYATLPNIMKAKKKKIANVKPADLGLDITSRLEVIRVDEPPQRLAGVKVETVEDLVGKLKEAGTI